Proteins encoded within one genomic window of Lactococcus garvieae:
- a CDS encoding Rgg/GadR/MutR family transcriptional regulator: protein MVYKKYGEVFKELRKQHRRTLKDFEKVGISNATLSQFENGKSMLAFDKLEAALHEMHVTMAAYILMINNGESEYFLSEFIEIDKASITRDTDKLKNIYRSNSLYGAEEDCAISVAARAGYEELSPSDKEIIEKYFTSCILWSRYELYLLINTAEQIDSSLLIELIDKFFSNKYYYLRERQEFKHLVARILVKGILYLIRNNRASEAQRMMKQLEQLPTEFELTERVAYMFLEGCFMMKFLSFENGSKVIRRCFRILTDINGVAFKKMMKFEYERVLQTIKEG from the coding sequence TTGGTTTATAAAAAATATGGTGAAGTTTTTAAAGAACTGAGAAAACAACATCGAAGAACTTTAAAAGATTTTGAAAAAGTAGGTATATCGAATGCTACTTTGTCACAGTTTGAAAATGGCAAATCCATGCTTGCTTTTGATAAATTAGAAGCAGCTTTACATGAAATGCATGTGACAATGGCTGCCTATATCCTCATGATTAATAATGGGGAATCAGAGTATTTTCTCAGCGAATTTATTGAGATTGATAAGGCCTCTATCACTAGAGATACTGATAAATTAAAGAATATATATAGGTCAAATAGTCTGTATGGAGCTGAGGAAGACTGTGCTATATCTGTAGCTGCTAGAGCGGGTTATGAAGAGTTGTCTCCCAGTGATAAGGAAATTATTGAAAAATATTTTACTTCTTGTATTCTGTGGAGCAGGTATGAATTGTATCTTTTAATTAATACCGCTGAACAGATAGACAGTTCACTCCTCATTGAGTTAATAGATAAATTTTTTAGTAATAAATATTACTACTTGAGAGAACGTCAAGAATTTAAACATTTAGTGGCTAGAATATTGGTGAAGGGGATACTTTATTTAATTAGGAATAATAGAGCTAGCGAGGCGCAGAGGATGATGAAACAACTTGAGCAATTACCTACAGAGTTTGAATTAACTGAAAGAGTAGCTTATATGTTTTTAGAAGGTTGTTTCATGATGAAATTTTTGAGTTTTGAGAATGGTAGCAAGGTGATTAGAAGATGTTTCAGGATACTTACCGATATTAATGGTGTAGCTTTTAAAAAGATGATGAAATTTGAATACGAACGCGTCTTACAAACAATAAAAGAAGGCTAG
- a CDS encoding GGDEF domain-containing protein: MNVISTVLGDNFFIKILLIPTILGLNFLIKNTIQRKYSRGEMGVKKEWIISTTLFTISAVILKVLFVELDILSPNTNTYLLNDSALYFTAICICYMTIGYYKYMEYSVLILFLVYYYFFIYFWGFEFQSSFFVILSLFLFWSLIFVIARYRKIVIKKYYLYFSISMGIGIIAELLCLSEFAFSFELLIGVLLKSSALLALNKVVSKLLGIVIEEFSELKEQSYIDELTGVSNIRKFYEVLEQLLHNKTFRHFSLALFDIDSFKSINDNYGHTAGDDVLNQTCRIIEKVFSENKVHGQVFRYGGDEFYIIIRKKANKDIQNVMEQIRLQVANHNFKYKDTDFNISLSVGVCEITEQIKFGEILNTVDEKLYSAKANGKNQIVY; this comes from the coding sequence ATGAACGTAATTAGTACAGTATTAGGAGATAATTTCTTTATCAAAATACTGCTCATTCCAACAATTTTAGGTTTAAACTTTTTAATAAAAAATACTATACAGAGAAAGTACTCCAGGGGAGAAATGGGAGTAAAGAAGGAGTGGATTATTTCCACTACCCTTTTTACAATAAGTGCAGTTATTTTAAAAGTATTATTTGTTGAATTAGACATCTTATCTCCAAATACAAATACATATCTACTAAATGATAGTGCTTTATACTTCACGGCTATTTGTATCTGCTATATGACCATTGGGTACTATAAATACATGGAATACTCCGTACTCATCTTATTCCTTGTCTATTATTATTTTTTCATATATTTTTGGGGCTTTGAGTTCCAGTCATCTTTCTTCGTTATTTTAAGTTTATTTTTATTTTGGAGCTTGATTTTTGTTATTGCTAGGTACAGAAAGATTGTCATAAAAAAATATTATTTATATTTTTCAATAAGTATGGGAATTGGAATAATTGCAGAGCTACTGTGCCTCTCAGAATTTGCTTTCAGTTTTGAATTATTAATAGGCGTATTACTAAAGTCTAGCGCTTTACTCGCTCTAAATAAAGTAGTAAGTAAACTTCTAGGAATTGTAATAGAGGAGTTTTCTGAGTTAAAAGAGCAGAGCTATATCGATGAGCTTACCGGGGTCTCGAATATTAGAAAGTTTTATGAAGTTCTAGAGCAATTATTGCACAATAAGACTTTTAGACATTTTTCACTCGCTTTATTTGATATTGATTCATTTAAAAGTATAAATGATAACTATGGACATACTGCTGGAGACGATGTTTTAAACCAAACATGCAGAATAATAGAAAAAGTTTTTTCTGAAAATAAGGTACATGGTCAAGTATTTAGATACGGTGGTGATGAGTTCTATATTATAATTAGAAAAAAAGCCAATAAAGATATTCAGAATGTGATGGAACAGATTAGACTACAGGTAGCGAATCATAATTTTAAGTATAAAGACACGGATTTTAATATATCATTGTCTGTGGGAGTTTGTGAAATTACGGAGCAAATAAAGTTTGGTGAGATACTAAACACGGTAGATGAGAAGCTATATTCAGCTAAAGCAAACGGTAAAAATCAAATCGTTTACTAG
- a CDS encoding DUF3042 family protein, translated as MNKFIKGYLIGKAIEITVAGTAMMVAKHKGLIDAEMRPNFKENHFTESQKRAKRKRLAR; from the coding sequence ATGAATAAATTTATTAAAGGCTACCTCATCGGTAAAGCCATTGAAATCACTGTTGCTGGAACAGCTATGATGGTAGCTAAACATAAAGGTTTGATTGATGCTGAGATGCGTCCTAACTTTAAAGAAAATCACTTCACAGAAAGTCAAAAACGCGCAAAACGTAAACGTCTCGCACGCTAA
- the rplT gene encoding 50S ribosomal protein L20 produces the protein MARVKNSVATRKRRKRILKLAKGYYGSKHRLFKTAKEQVMNSYYYAFRDRRQKKRDFRKLWIARINAAARMNGLSYSKMMHGLKLAEIEVNRKMLADIAIADAAAFTALAEEAKKALAK, from the coding sequence ATGGCACGTGTTAAAAATAGCGTTGCAACTCGCAAACGCCGTAAACGTATTTTAAAACTCGCTAAAGGTTACTACGGTTCTAAACACCGTCTTTTCAAGACAGCTAAAGAACAAGTAATGAACTCATACTACTACGCATTCCGCGATCGTCGTCAAAAGAAACGCGACTTCCGTAAATTGTGGATTGCACGTATTAATGCAGCTGCACGTATGAATGGTCTTTCATACAGCAAAATGATGCACGGTTTGAAATTGGCTGAAATTGAAGTCAACCGTAAAATGCTTGCTGACATTGCTATTGCTGACGCAGCAGCTTTCACAGCTCTTGCTGAAGAAGCTAAAAAAGCATTGGCTAAATAA
- a CDS encoding EAL domain-containing protein, protein MELSKEINKLCYFRQKITKENQEGEEYELLLRYKDGDNYYFPQAIFDEITANEESHDLYIRHIEKLLHEKLLKDSNTYTINFDYQELNYPETLRFLTNFEFKDRLKIEVTENFLPNPEIEFDERKFISILMELQKLGYELALDDFLTGINTYEFLFKLWEVISRVKISVLKFKKFLNNDELEVFLMSIAESISFLEKEIVIEAVENEKLLSQFPSEWYQQTFYYDKPHLF, encoded by the coding sequence TTGGAATTATCAAAAGAAATTAATAAGTTGTGTTATTTTAGACAAAAAATAACAAAAGAAAATCAAGAAGGTGAAGAATATGAGCTCTTGCTCAGATACAAAGATGGAGATAATTACTATTTTCCACAGGCTATTTTTGATGAAATAACAGCTAATGAGGAATCCCATGACCTCTACATTAGACATATTGAGAAACTACTTCACGAAAAATTATTAAAAGATTCGAATACTTATACTATAAATTTTGATTATCAAGAATTAAATTATCCTGAGACACTAAGATTTCTCACAAATTTTGAATTTAAGGATCGTTTAAAAATTGAAGTAACAGAAAATTTCCTTCCTAATCCAGAAATAGAATTTGACGAACGAAAATTTATCAGTATCCTGATGGAACTACAAAAATTAGGATATGAGCTTGCACTTGATGATTTCTTAACAGGTATAAATACATATGAATTTTTGTTCAAATTATGGGAAGTAATATCTAGAGTGAAAATATCAGTATTGAAATTCAAGAAATTTCTTAATAATGATGAGCTAGAAGTGTTTTTGATGTCAATTGCCGAAAGCATCTCTTTTTTAGAAAAAGAAATAGTTATTGAAGCAGTGGAAAATGAGAAGTTACTTTCCCAATTTCCTAGCGAATGGTATCAACAAACTTTTTATTATGATAAACCGCATTTATTTTGA
- the infC gene encoding translation initiation factor IF-3 produces MNGQIRSREVRLIGAEGEQLGVTPTAVALTQAEDLNMDLVLISNQEPPVAKIMDYTKFMFEQKKKQKEAKKKQATVTLKEVRLSPVIDKNDFNTKLRQAIKFLEKGDKVKVSIRFKGRMITHQDVGRQVMDEFAEAVKDIAVVEQKAKMDGRQMFLQLAPIKKN; encoded by the coding sequence ATGAACGGTCAAATTCGTTCACGCGAAGTACGTCTTATCGGCGCTGAAGGCGAACAGCTTGGTGTTACACCAACCGCTGTGGCACTCACTCAGGCCGAAGACCTTAACATGGACCTGGTTTTGATTTCCAATCAAGAACCACCAGTTGCAAAAATTATGGATTACACTAAATTCATGTTTGAGCAAAAGAAAAAGCAAAAAGAAGCTAAGAAGAAACAGGCAACTGTTACTTTGAAAGAAGTTCGTTTGAGTCCAGTTATTGATAAAAATGACTTCAATACAAAACTTCGTCAAGCGATTAAGTTCCTTGAAAAAGGAGACAAAGTTAAAGTTTCAATTCGCTTTAAAGGTCGTATGATTACTCACCAAGATGTGGGTCGTCAAGTAATGGATGAATTTGCTGAGGCAGTGAAAGATATCGCTGTAGTAGAGCAAAAAGCCAAAATGGATGGTCGCCAAATGTTCTTACAATTGGCACCAATCAAAAAGAACTAA
- a CDS encoding GNAT family N-acetyltransferase, with the protein MKLIAYTNVYKQAVIDLILHIQKDEFGVAIDLEDQPDLQNILEHYSQFWLAVDEEEGVIGTLGIVKFDKQQAVLKKMFVKADYRGKAVSKALLESLFEYCQKEGIKEVYLGTVDKFKAAHRFYEKNGFESIQENNLPSHMPRMEVDTIFYRKNI; encoded by the coding sequence ATGAAGTTAATCGCTTACACAAATGTCTATAAACAGGCAGTTATAGACTTGATACTCCATATTCAAAAAGACGAGTTTGGGGTTGCTATTGATCTAGAAGATCAACCAGACTTACAAAACATCCTAGAACATTATAGTCAATTTTGGTTAGCTGTTGATGAAGAGGAAGGAGTGATAGGCACACTTGGCATCGTCAAGTTTGACAAACAGCAAGCCGTCTTAAAGAAGATGTTTGTAAAAGCGGACTATAGAGGGAAAGCTGTTTCTAAAGCCCTTTTAGAGTCCTTATTTGAGTATTGCCAAAAAGAAGGAATAAAAGAGGTTTATCTAGGAACAGTAGATAAGTTTAAGGCCGCCCATCGCTTTTATGAAAAAAATGGATTTGAATCTATTCAGGAAAATAATCTGCCAAGTCATATGCCAAGAATGGAGGTTGATACGATATTTTATAGAAAAAATATCTAG
- a CDS encoding SPFH domain-containing protein, producing the protein MSLIITVLIVILILASAGTLFYVIKQQTVAIIERFGKYQTTSTAGFHVKLPWGIDRVAARIQLRLLQNEMTVETKTKDNVFVTMNIATQYRVNENNIKDAYYKLMNPSEQIQAYIEDALRSAVPKLTLDEVFEKKDEIALEVQHQVAEEMTTYGYIIVKTLITRVEPDAEVKQSMNEINAAQRKQDASQMLANAEKIKIVTSAEAEAEKDRLRGVGIAEQRKAIVDGLAQQILEIKSTGASLTEEQIMSILLTNQYLDTLNQFADGGNSTIFLPANVDGVEDMRTQIISALKTK; encoded by the coding sequence ATTTCACTTATTATTACAGTGCTCATCGTGATTCTTATTTTGGCGAGCGCGGGGACACTATTTTATGTTATTAAACAACAAACTGTGGCAATCATTGAGCGGTTCGGGAAATATCAAACGACATCTACAGCTGGTTTTCATGTGAAATTGCCTTGGGGAATTGACCGTGTAGCTGCACGCATTCAATTACGCTTGCTGCAAAATGAAATGACTGTAGAAACAAAAACAAAAGATAATGTTTTTGTGACGATGAATATTGCCACACAATACCGTGTCAATGAAAACAACATAAAAGATGCGTACTACAAATTAATGAATCCCTCAGAGCAAATTCAGGCCTATATCGAAGATGCTCTACGTTCAGCGGTTCCTAAGTTAACTTTGGATGAAGTATTTGAGAAAAAAGATGAAATAGCTTTAGAAGTACAGCATCAAGTTGCAGAAGAAATGACAACCTACGGGTATATCATCGTAAAAACTTTGATTACTCGCGTGGAACCTGATGCAGAAGTAAAACAATCAATGAACGAGATTAATGCGGCACAGCGTAAGCAAGACGCTTCACAAATGCTGGCAAATGCCGAAAAAATTAAAATCGTGACTTCAGCTGAAGCCGAAGCTGAAAAAGATCGCCTACGTGGTGTCGGTATCGCCGAGCAACGTAAAGCTATCGTGGATGGACTTGCACAACAAATCCTTGAAATTAAAAGTACAGGTGCAAGCTTAACAGAAGAACAAATTATGTCGATTCTTTTGACTAACCAATATCTAGACACTTTGAACCAATTTGCTGACGGAGGAAATTCAACGATATTCCTGCCAGCAAATGTAGATGGTGTTGAAGATATGCGCACTCAAATTATAAGTGCTTTAAAAACAAAATAA
- the rpmI gene encoding 50S ribosomal protein L35, with protein MPKQKTHRASAKRFKRTGNGGLKRFRAYTSHRMHGKTVKQRRQLRKGRMVSAGDFKRIRRMVANMR; from the coding sequence ATGCCAAAACAAAAAACTCACCGCGCATCAGCTAAACGTTTCAAACGTACTGGTAATGGCGGTCTTAAACGCTTCCGCGCTTACACTTCACACCGTATGCACGGTAAAACTGTTAAACAACGTCGTCAACTCCGTAAAGGCCGTATGGTTTCAGCAGGTGACTTCAAACGTATCCGCCGTATGGTTGCGAACATGCGTTAA
- a CDS encoding DUF3042 family protein, protein MNKNLITGFVAGNVLTLAALFTAGAIYKKRMIDPVEQKWEFAQESRKKANRKRVTH, encoded by the coding sequence ATGAATAAAAATCTTATTACTGGATTTGTTGCTGGTAACGTCTTGACTCTTGCGGCTTTATTTACTGCAGGTGCAATTTACAAAAAACGTATGATTGATCCAGTTGAACAAAAATGGGAATTTGCTCAAGAAAGTCGTAAAAAAGCAAATCGTAAACGTGTTACACATTAA
- the miaA gene encoding tRNA (adenosine(37)-N6)-dimethylallyltransferase MiaA, whose protein sequence is MKKNKVLVVVGPTAVGKTALGIQLAREFDGEVISGDSQQVYRGLDIGTAKASREEQAAAVHHLIDVREVTDNYSAFDFVQEANQSIEKLIVLGKVPIIVGGTGLYIQSLVEGYHLGGQDNHEEMMALRKDLEKLSDEELFARVRKPIPELNRRRAIRFLELEAFGTGENSASEYEYCIIGLNTEREKLYKRINQRVEQMVEEGVLEEAQFLFEKHPEVQAAKGIGYKEFFPYFAGESSLDEAVELVKRNSRRYAKRQLTWFRNRMNVDFYDVLASDYPENAIICAREFLNKEEESER, encoded by the coding sequence ATGAAGAAGAATAAAGTTTTAGTGGTCGTAGGGCCTACAGCTGTAGGAAAAACGGCCTTGGGCATTCAGCTGGCTCGAGAATTTGATGGGGAAGTTATCTCTGGGGATTCTCAGCAAGTTTATCGTGGTTTAGATATTGGAACGGCTAAGGCCAGTAGAGAAGAACAAGCAGCAGCTGTACACCATCTGATTGATGTGAGAGAAGTAACGGATAACTATTCAGCTTTTGACTTTGTTCAAGAAGCAAATCAATCCATTGAAAAACTTATTGTGCTGGGCAAGGTACCCATCATCGTGGGTGGGACAGGTCTTTATATCCAAAGTCTTGTTGAAGGATATCATCTAGGTGGGCAGGACAATCATGAGGAAATGATGGCCTTGCGTAAAGATTTAGAAAAATTATCAGATGAAGAGTTATTTGCGCGTGTCAGAAAACCAATCCCAGAACTGAATCGCCGCAGAGCTATTCGTTTTTTAGAGTTAGAAGCCTTTGGTACAGGGGAGAATTCAGCGTCTGAGTATGAATATTGTATTATTGGACTAAATACTGAGAGAGAAAAGCTGTATAAACGGATTAACCAGCGTGTCGAACAGATGGTGGAAGAAGGCGTCTTGGAAGAAGCTCAATTTTTATTTGAAAAGCATCCAGAAGTGCAGGCAGCCAAAGGAATTGGCTATAAGGAATTTTTCCCTTACTTTGCAGGTGAAAGTTCTCTTGATGAAGCAGTGGAGCTTGTCAAAAGAAATTCAAGAAGATATGCCAAGCGCCAATTAACTTGGTTCCGAAACCGAATGAACGTAGACTTTTATGATGTTTTGGCGAGTGATTATCCAGAAAATGCTATAATATGTGCAAGAGAATTTTTAAATAAGGAGGAAGAAAGTGAAAGATAA